The segment TTGGCTTTCGGCTAGGTATGAAAAACAGTCAAACTCGCGCGAGACGATCTTCAACGATCGAACGAACTCAGAGCGGCTTGACTTTTTGGCCGTCGACAAATCGTTGCAGGTGAGCACCGATGACTCGCTGGCCGGACTTAACACCCGACAGCACTTCGATCTGATTCCCATCGTCGACACCGGTCGTCACCTGAGCGACCGTGACAGCATCATCGCTGCTAATGACGTACACGTAAGCAGTGCCGTCCTCGCGAAAACGGATCGCTTGCGCCGGCAAAGTGTTTGCCGCTTGTTCCTTGCCGATGCTGATCAGAGCCTGACCAAACATGCCGGGCAGCAATTTACCTTCGTCGTTTGGCAGTTCGACTTCGACCATCATCGTTCGCGTGCTGGGGTCCAGACTTCCAGCGCGCCGGGTCACCGATGCACTGATTGATTTTTCACTCGCGAACGATGGAAACGACAATTTAACTTCGTCGCCTGCTTGGACAAATGGCGCGTCCGATTCGGGGACGGGAATGTGAACTCGGACCTTGTCGACTTGGCTGATGACGAACAGCGCTTCGCCACTTCCGACTTCGCTTTGCTCGCGAACAAGGTCTCCCATTTCAACGCCGCGATGGGTCACGACCCCGGAGATCGGTGAACGTACCGTGGCGTAGTTGAACCGAACTTCAAGCAGCTCGAGTTCACGGCGTGTGATTTCAGTTTCAGCAACCGCGGCATCCAGATCCGATTTTGCAGAACTTACTTGGGCTTGCGCAACCGCGACTTCGGCTTGTGCCGAATCGACCGAAGCGTTCATAGCTTCTTTTTGAGCGGCTTCCGAGTCGCGGATCAACCGCACCTCATCGAGCATTCGTTGCTGTAATGAACCACGCCGGACAAGATCGTTGGTTCGACTGAACTCTGCTTCAGAAGCAGCTAGCGAAGCTTCCGCTCCGCTCATTTGCGACTTGGTTTCGGCGAGTCGGGCTTCGGCTGATCGCACACGTGCAGTGGCAAGCTGAATACCCGCTTCGGACCGCCGCTCCTCGGCCATCAGACGCTGGATCTTAGCTTCGATCACCGATCGCTCTTTCGCCAACTCGGGAACATCGATTACGGCCAATACGTCGCCGGTTTGAACAAAGTCGCCCAAGTCCGAGTTGATCTCTCGCACGAAGCCATAGGCTTTGACACGAATCTCGGCCCGGTAGTAGGCGTCAATCGTGGCTGGTTGAAGCGTGCTTTTGCGAATCGGTGTGGCCGTAACGCTGACCGCCTTTACCTGGACAACCGACGGCGACACTTCCTTCTTTTCAACCGTCTTTGATGGCGAACATCCCACGAATCCTGAAAGGACGACCGCCATTCCAACGCTTAGTCGAGGGTAACTTTTTGCCAAATTTTTCATCGAACTCAATTTTAAAGGCGGGGGTCAAAAAGACCGGACAACCGATACGACTGACGCGTGCAGGGAAACTTCACTGACACGCTGCTTCAGCATAGTTGGCACAAGGCGATTTTTCGTAGGCATTTCCAGCCTTATTCTGGAACGCTTCCGATCCAGAGTTCTGATCCGATCAATCGCGACCCGACGTATCTTCCGTAGAACCACTTCGTTCGGATCGGCGCGCTCCTTGGTACGGATACCTCGGCGCGCCGTACGCGAGAAATAGGAGGGCAGGATGCCCCGTTTGCTTTACACGCTCGGCGTTATCGGATTTGCTGGTTGTGCGGGAAGTGCACCCTTTACCAGCCACCACACAACCGTCGCCCAACCGACGGTGGCCCAGAGCTCGTTGACTCAGCTTTCGGAGGCTCAGCCCGATCCCGTCGTTCGGTCCGTGGTCGATGCGGAACAAGAATCATTCCCCCCCGTCACGACGAACGAACTAGCCTACGGCGATGTAACGGCAGATGGGCTATCGGGAATCGTGCCGGTGACGCTGATTGACGAATTGGTCGTCAGCGCCCCTGTCGAGCAACGCGTCAGTTATGGGACAATGCCGACCGACAATTTGATTGACATGAATTTGCCCTCAGCCTTGGCGATGGTCGGCG is part of the Rubripirellula reticaptiva genome and harbors:
- a CDS encoding efflux RND transporter periplasmic adaptor subunit gives rise to the protein MKNLAKSYPRLSVGMAVVLSGFVGCSPSKTVEKKEVSPSVVQVKAVSVTATPIRKSTLQPATIDAYYRAEIRVKAYGFVREINSDLGDFVQTGDVLAVIDVPELAKERSVIEAKIQRLMAEERRSEAGIQLATARVRSAEARLAETKSQMSGAEASLAASEAEFSRTNDLVRRGSLQQRMLDEVRLIRDSEAAQKEAMNASVDSAQAEVAVAQAQVSSAKSDLDAAVAETEITRRELELLEVRFNYATVRSPISGVVTHRGVEMGDLVREQSEVGSGEALFVISQVDKVRVHIPVPESDAPFVQAGDEVKLSFPSFASEKSISASVTRRAGSLDPSTRTMMVEVELPNDEGKLLPGMFGQALISIGKEQAANTLPAQAIRFREDGTAYVYVISSDDAVTVAQVTTGVDDGNQIEVLSGVKSGQRVIGAHLQRFVDGQKVKPL